TACCTCCCGATGTTCGGGATTGTAATCGCATTTAAGGAGTACAATGTGCTCGATGGCTTGTTCGGTGGGAAATGGATCGGCTTTGAGCATTTCCGTGAAATGTTCGCCGACGATAGATTTCATAATGCATTGCGTAACACAATGGGGATGAGCTCAATTAAGCTGGTGCTTACATTTCTTGCTCCTGTTGCGTTTGCCCTCATTCTTAATGAAATTCCATTCGCCCGGTTTAAGAAGTGGACGCAGACATTAACGACATTGCCTCACTTTCTGTCCTACGTCATTATCGCCACGCTAACGATGATCTTTCTTGATCCGAAAGGGATTATCAACAATATTCTTCAGGGCTTGGGCATTATTAAACAACCAATTGAATTCCTGTCCGAATCCAGTCATTTCTGGACGATTGGTGCTTCGCTTGATCTGTGGCAGGAAACAGGCTGGGGAGCCATTATCTATTTGGCGGCGATAACCGGTATTAATACGGAAATATATGAAGCGGCTAAGGTTGATGGAGCGGGTCGGCTGCGGACGATCTGGCATATTAATCTGCCGGCGATTAAAGGAACTATTATGGTATTACTAATTTTGAATATCGGAAGCATCATTTATGGTGGCTCCAATTTCAATCAATCCTATTTGCTCGGCAATGTGTTTAACAGAGATACCTCTTATGTCCTGGGCTACTATACGCTCGACAATGGGCTGCTACAGATGCGTTATGCATTCGCTACAGCTGTCGATCTCTTTCAATCCTGCGTATCTCTTGTCCTGCTGCTTCTAGCCAATTGGGGTGCCAAAAAAATAAATGGAAGCAATATTTTCTAATCTGAGGGGTGAAGAACGGTATGAACGCGATCAAGCTGACATGGGAAGATAAGGCGGTCAACCTCACAGCGGTGCTAGTGTCCTTATTTCTCTTATTGGTAACCGCGTACCCGCTCTATTACGTTCTCATTAATTCACTGAATGACGGAGCGGACGCTGCGAGGGGACATATTTATTTCTATCCTAGAGTGT
This portion of the Cohnella abietis genome encodes:
- a CDS encoding ABC transporter permease, producing MTSREKEGGFQLHLNKTKKIRKWDNQLILQLMILPALLTLLIFSYLPMFGIVIAFKEYNVLDGLFGGKWIGFEHFREMFADDRFHNALRNTMGMSSIKLVLTFLAPVAFALILNEIPFARFKKWTQTLTTLPHFLSYVIIATLTMIFLDPKGIINNILQGLGIIKQPIEFLSESSHFWTIGASLDLWQETGWGAIIYLAAITGINTEIYEAAKVDGAGRLRTIWHINLPAIKGTIMVLLILNIGSIIYGGSNFNQSYLLGNVFNRDTSYVLGYYTLDNGLLQMRYAFATAVDLFQSCVSLVLLLLANWGAKKINGSNIF